One genomic window of Salvelinus alpinus chromosome 9, SLU_Salpinus.1, whole genome shotgun sequence includes the following:
- the lrrc9 gene encoding leucine-rich repeat-containing protein 9 → MIQSEKQRHNGDEEAVKELCIANGVSYEKIPQEGSSITALEVFFSGYPRMVGLSLFPRLCQLTLVGQSISHIKGLESCPLLREFWVVECQLTDISGLQNCHQLQKLYLYDNQISKIENLESLVNLQVLWLNNNFITHIEGLNRLQKLRELNLADNNIEKIGHSLDPNISIENLNLSGNKICSFKELTLLAPLTCLRELGLKDPQSSPTPVCLLCNYATHVLYHMPGLQRLDTYDVSSKHLKDAAESTVIKKMMYYNMRVRTAQRNLAETQANLLENKRNLLQLPEDRIRALNYALKNLECELSEVQALCRNSGRTWEDGLSPLSEGSGDRSDTLADITRDPGLEHKILSKLDTLKERLQFWNRKLEEIESCYQQDLAQATKRNEMMVYFLLMELETVGNIRFEEGCSTDPWFTSCYDLLLSRFCAWDYKAHGITGIKINRIIRIHNRSLRLRFEDKLHTLLASEESTMFSQNYKRWLEYLFYVSDPERTSEKNEMLHIPEDGFKTADMYKALGRERAVPLSNSLSVMDSPRIQYTQRQANQGTSKQSIDPLLFRHGQLIVSKVFLGRSFPIHEGDSVDALNYPKAHSVYRNVSPEQVHKTNGERPCSSKIHSGCDCSLRQSQWFVFDRELVLPEYLMDFEYISQDRAQPAFPEPNSRGTDDTPPNDINLDEETLNMEPMLKPRPKLLSLDEKTLLNVARANVLSQITVLNLHGNSLSKLKEISRLTALRRLTISFNEFTQLDDISHMPNLEFVDASYNHLLTLEGLRGLGRLNQLDLRWNQLTRAREETAVLRKHAPTLLRLDTRHNPWHRPEAVRMTVLGRLISLTHLDDMLVTEEEAGAAVQMAAGSRISQASLLAHSRTDSERPRSLSLLSAAQLLDQLSPSPWDITGDLEQGWTTKITALNLDSQRLSRLTNLDKLVNLRWASFNDNNISKVEGLDNCQHLEELSLNDNCISRLDGVSKLHQLTKLSVNGNQLSCLDGTVLDRMPNLHFLSVENNCIGSLNGVHRARSLFELYIGNNIITSTRDIYHLKALTNLIILDLYGNPLVEKLESYRIYVVFHLPSLKALDGVAVEMTECENAKDVFGGRLTPDMVAEKLGHSNYSDVVDLNLQSSAISMVDLAPADLFHNMRSVNLEHNNLTSFSGLVYLPNIKALCLNYNHIESILPRQKAQATLTNRQILYHKVNSSGYGQQGSSKGSREVGPVDSLEPLMSSLEVLHLSHNGISNMANLQLSRLTNLKALFLQGNEISQVEGLEGLHQLRELVLDRNRIKALGENSFFGQAFLLELHLAENRLRELNHLQPLTELRRLFLGMNKLQDISELDKLEVLPSLIELSVVGNPVARRSIHRPAVVLRLSRLQVLDGVMVTLEERTRAELLCTEVQCPMAHGSGMDMNLPGLLPLMSRTAPLRGTSLSGGLHLQHFLGHEIVMPCNMDEALPHDTPKHKKQKHSSAANHARSAQAEMTFRQIRGMASTLPSTGLLPNGYRVLITNLEQDSRFQSGGAPKPPPM, encoded by the exons ATGATACAGAGTGAAAAGCAAAGACATAATGGTGATGAGGAGGCTGTCAAAGAACTG TGTATTGCCAATGGGGTGTCTTATGAGAAGATACCCCAGGAAGGTAGCAGCATCACAGCCCTGGAGGTGTTCTTCTCAGGTTATCCTCGTATGGTTGGCCTCTCCCTTTTTCCAAGGCTGTGCCAGCTCACATTGGTAGGCCAGAGTATCAGTCACATCAAGGGCCTTGAGTCCTGTCCCCTGCTTCGGGAGTTCTGGGTGGTGGAATGCCAGCTGACA GACATTTCTGGACTTCAGAATTGCCATCAGTTACAGAAGCTGTACCTCTATGACAATCAGATCAGTAAGATTGAGAATTTGGAGTCACTTGTCAATCTACAGGTGCTGTGGCTTAACAATAACTTCATCACTCACATAGAG GGATTAAACAGACTTCAAAAGCTGAGAGAGCTGAATTTAGCTGACAATAACATTGAGAAGATAG GACACAGTCTTGATCCTAATATCAGCATTGAAAATCTGAATTTATCTGGGAACAAGATCTGCTCTTTTAAg GAGCTGACCCTCCTGGCCCCATTGACCTGTCTGAGAGAGTTGGGACTGAAGGACCCCCAGTCAAGTCCCACCCCAGTATGTCTGCTGTGTAACTATGCCACCCACGTGCTCTACCACATGCCAGGCCTCCAGCGGCTTGACACCTACGACGTCTCCAGCAAGCATTTGAAGGACGCTGCTGAG TCCACTGTGATTAAGAAGATGATGTACTACAACATGCGTGTGCGGACAGCCCAGAGGAACCTGGCAGAGACCCAGGCCAATCTGCTGGAGAACAAGAGGAATCTCTTACAGCTGCCAGAGGACCGCATCAGAGCTCTCAATTATGCCCTCAAAAAC CTGGAGTGTGAACTGTCGGAGGTGCAGGCTCTGTGCAGGAATTCGGGCCGTACCTGGGAGGATGGACTGTCACCGCTGAGTGAGGGCTCAGGGGACCGCAGTGACACCCTTGCTGACATCACCCGCGACCCCGGCCTGGAACACAAGATCCTCTCCAAGCTGGACACCCTGAAGGAGAGGTTGCAATTTTGGAACAGGAAGCTGGAGGA GATTGAGTCCTGTTACCAGCAGGACTTGGCCCAAGCCACCAAAAGGAACGAGATGATGGTCTACTTTCTGCTGATGGAGCTTGAGACAGTGGGGAATATTCGGTTTGAAGAGGGCTGCTCCACAGACCCCTG GTTCACTTCCTGTTATGACCTTCTGCTCTCACGGTTCTGTGCGTGGGACTACAAGGCTCATGGCATCACTGGCATTAAGATCAACCGTATCATCCGCATCCATAACCGTTCTCTGCGGCTTCGTTTCGAGGACAAGCTTCATACCCTGTTGGCCAGCGAGGAGTCGACAATGTTCTCACA GAATTACAAACGCTGGCTGGAGTACCTGTTCTATGTGTCTGATCCTGAAAGAACCAGTGAGAAGAATGAGATGTTGCACATTCCAGAGGACGGCTTTAAAACAGCAGATATGTATAAG GCCCTGGGCAGAGAAAGAGCTGTACCCTTGTCTAACAGCCTGAGTGTGATGGACAGCCCCAGGATTCAGTACACACAGCGACAGGCCAACCAAGGCACCTCCAAGCAGAGCATAGACCCTCTTCTTTTCAGACATG GTCAGCTCATAGTGTCCAAAGTGTTCCTGGGCCGCAGCTTCCCCATCCATGAAGGGGATTCAGTGGACGCCCTCAACTACCCCAAAGCTCACTCTGTTTACCGCAATGTGAGCCCAGAGCAGGTCCATAAGACAAATGGAG AGAGGCCTTGCTCCTCCAAGATCCACAGTGGCTGTGACTGCAGTCTGAGACAGAGTCAGTGGTTTGTATTTGACCGTGAGCTTGTCCTGCCGGAGTACCTCATGGACTTTGAGTATATCTCGCAG GACCGAGCACAGCCTGCGTTCCCAGAGCCCAACAGCAGAGGCACAGACGACACCCCTCCCAACGATATCAACCTGGACGAGGAAACTCTAAACATGGAGCCCATGCTCAAACCGCGGCCCAAGCTGCTGAGCCTGGACGAGAAGACTTTACTCAATGTAGCCAGGGCCAACGTCCTCAGTCAGATTACA GTGTTGAATCTCCATGGCAACAGCCTGAGTAAGCTGAAGGAGATCTCTCGTCTGACAGCCCTGCGCCGCCTGACTATCAGCTTCAATGAGTTTACACAACTAGATGACATCTCCCACATG CCCAACCTGGAGTTTGTGGACGCCAGCTACAACCACCTGCTGACCCTGGAGGGGCTGAGGGGTCTGGGGCGGCTCAATCAACTGGACCTGCGCTGGAACCAGCTGACCCGCGCTAGGGAGGAGACTGCTGTGCTCCGGAAACATGCCCCCACCCTGCTGAGACTGGACACCCGCCACAACCCCTGGCATAGG CCCGAGGCGGTAAGGATGACGGTTCTGGGACGTCTGATTAGCCTTACACACCTGGATGACATGCTGGTGACAGAGGAAGAGGCAGGCGCTGCTGTTCAGATGGCTGCAGGCTCCAGAATCAGCCAG GCATCTCTGCTGGCCCACTCCCGGACGGACAGTGAGCGTCCCCGCagtctcagcctgctctctgcaGCCCAGCTCCTGGATCAACTCAGCCCCTCGCCCTGGGACATCACTGGAGACCTAGAGCAAGGCTGGACCACcaag ATCACAGCCCTTAACCTTGACAGCCAGAGGCTCTCCAGGCTCACCAACCTGGACAAACTGGTCAACCTGCGCTGGGCCTCCTTCAATGACAACAACATCTCTAAAGTGGAGGGTCTGGACAACTGCCAGCATCTAGAGGAGCTGTCCCTCAACGACAACTGCATCTCTAGGCTAGACG gtgtgtccaaactgcaCCAGCTCACTAAGCTCAGTGTGAATGGGAACCAGCTGTCCTGTCTGGACGGCACTGTCCTGGACCGGATGCCCAACCTCCACTTCTTGTCTGTGGAGAACAACTGCATTGGCTCCCTGAACGGGGTGCATAGGGCCCGCTCACTATTCGAGCTGTACATAGGCAACAACATCATCACCTCcacacgagacatctaccacctaaaG GCTTTGACAAACTTAATCATTCTGGATCTGTATGGTAATCCTTTAGTGGAGAAACTGGAAAGCTATAGGATTTATGTGGTGTTCCATCTACCCTCTCTAAAGGCACTGGATGGGGTTGCAGTG GAAATGACGGAGTGTGAAAATGCCAAGGATGTGTTTGGTGGACGCCTGACCCCTGACATGGTGGCAGAGAAACTGGGACACTCCAACTACTCCGACGTCGTTGATCTCAACCTGCAGTCCAGTGCCATCAG TATGGTGGACCTGGCCCCAGCAGACCTGTTCCACAACATGCGCAGTGTCAACCTGGAGCACAACAACCTCACCTCCTTCAGTGGCCTTGTCTACCTGCCCAACATCAAG GCACTATGTTTGAACTATAACCACATAGAATCCATCCTGCCCAGGCAGAAGGCCCAGGCCACCCTGACTAACAGACAGATTCTCTACCACAAGGTGAACTCCAGTGGCTATGGCCAGCAGGGCTCATCAAAAGGCAGCAG gGAAGTGGGTCCTGTGGACAGCCTAGAGCCACTAATGAGCAGCCTGGAGGTGCTGCATTTGAGCCACAATGGCATCTCAAATATGGCCAATCTGCAGCTCAGCAGGCTCACAAATCTCAAAGCACTCTTCCTCCAAG GTAATGAGATCAGCCAGGTGGAGGGCTTGGAGGGTCTGCATCAGCTCCGGGAGCTGGTCTTGGACCGGAACCGGATCAAGGCCCTGGGGGAGAACTCCTTTTTTGGTCAGGCTTTTCTGCTGGAGCTGCACCTGGCAGAGAACCGCCTCCGGGAACTTAACCACCTCCAACCCCTTACCGAGCTGAGGAGGCTGTTCCTGGGCATGAACAAACTACAG GACATCTCAGAGCTGGACAAGCTAGAAGTCCTTCCCTCCCTGATTGAGCTGTCAGTTGTAGGGAATCCT GTGGCCCGGCGATCCATCCATAGGCCGGCAGTGGTACTACGCCTCTCCAGACTGCAGGTTCTGGATGGGGTGATGGTCACCCTGGAGGAGAGGACCAGGGCTGAGCTACTCTGCACAGAGGTCCAG TGCCCAATGGCTCATGGGTCCGGCATGGATATGAACCTGCCTGGCCTGCTTCCCCTCATGTCCCGAACTGCCCCTCTGCGGGGGACCAGTCTGAGTGGAGGACTGCATCTGCAGCACTTCCTGGGTCATGAGATCGTGATGCCCTGCAACATGGATGAAGCACTGCCCCATGACACGCCCAAAC ACAAGAAGCAAAAACACAGCAGCGCTGCCAACCACGCCCGCAGTGCCCAGGCAGAGATGACCTTTAGGCAGATCAGAGGAATGGCAAGTACCCTGCCATCCACCGGCCTCCTTCCTAACGGGTACAGGGTCCTGATTACCAACCTCGAGCAGGACAGCAG ATTCCAGAGTGGTGGTGCTCCTAAACCCCCACCCATGTAG